A region of the Gadus morhua chromosome 1, gadMor3.0, whole genome shotgun sequence genome:
CTGTACCCCGACCACGTCTAAGGGTCCTGGGGGAGGACAGGTCCATGCTGTACCCCGACCACGTCTAAGGGTCCTGGGGGAGGACAGGTCCATGCTGTACCCCGACCACGTCTAAGGGTCCTGGGGGAGGACAGGTCCATGCTGTACCCAGACCACGTCTCCAATGTGGTTTATCTGATTTGAATGCTCACTAATGGCCATGCTAGGTACCATTTTAAGTGTTTGATCTGTGACGGTGGAGTCGTACGTCATCACATAATAAAGGGAGTCAAACAGAATACAGTTTTAAATCATAAAGGtaatttatttgaaataaacaagGTGAAACAAATgtcaggcatgcaaactggctcggggtgaaaaaggtgagaatgatgcgtgagctgagaaaaacacagacccgctatagggttccaggtttatactccggggagttttcttttacattttttaatgtattagggttagtcacaagctaaaaaaaaattacaggactgcgcacaattacgaacaaagcattaatttattatgtgcaagggcagccccaataggtacataacttattacaaaattaagaaagaatattgagaagaataaaaagaggtgggaggacagggcaataggagtatgccattatttatttttcttcttggcctggaccagtgtctcaagggcccgcttCTCTCACctatatcgactagtatgtatcaccacaactggtgaccccgctgaaaaattctctttcggcgcgtttccacctgagggtgcgttcggttcggttcgcaaagttgcggcacggttcgcgtttccactgccaaaagtgggcgtgacatggggataaaaacaaaccgcgaggtattattctggacaatggacgtgtcgcgtaaaacgttagcttgggcgaacaaggaggtggagcatggacctattaaagaagacaatactttattaaagcatgcaattgtgatgtagaacaaaataaaaagaaaacaaagtgcttgcatgatattgaagcctacagcgatcgttacttaacttgtgtggtggtgccttatcatttgtttacccttcactcccattggctgaatcgatgagaacgttttagataatataaggtcgcggggagacgaagctctgttcgtttgtatattttatttacgtgaccatatttttgttatgtttgttttgggaataagttctcgtcgttcaccttcgggatgtttacgtagctgccgcggcgatcgacatccggcctaccatgggtactgtcggcggtggaaacgctcggtggaaacgaggcatttaaaggctccgctgggctcacgcttggccgtttcagatggtaggcgactttccggtcgcgctgtcggttggccacgcggcttcacgagcgcgcgcatgcgttcgacgagcacggaagacagttccacgggagtgcgcccacttgtcgttccgcctgacagaatgctgcgccttctctctgtccgctcgcctctccattgagaatgtattagcaggcgctacaaggaccccccccccccccccaaaaaaatgttttctcaacggatctccacgaatcacacaagtggtcaattttgtcttcaaaacggcgaatttcgccgaaaggtgactagtttgcatgcctgaaATGTCTAGGGACAGTTGGTTTACCTGCAAGGATATGTGATGAAAGAATTAGATCAAGCAAAGTGCCCATGTGAAAGAGTAAGGCAGTAGAGGGCCAGCATCCACCCAAAGGGTGCCACTGAAGGGTGCACTGAAGGGTGCCACTGAAGGAGGGTGACAACCTGCTTATCTAACCCCAGCCTCAGGGCTCAGGGGTGGTCAGTTAGGTCATTGTGACTCTGAGACCCAGCCCTGCCCTTGTAGGGGCAGCTTTGACCCAAAGGGGGCGCAGGGGGTTGACACTGATCTCAAAGTAGAGCTACAGGtctggtgggtgtggtgggggctgaCTGGTTAGTATGGTGGGGGCTGACTGGTTAGTGTGGTGGGGGCTGACTGGTTAGTGTGGTGGGGGCTGACTGGTTAGTGTGTCGGGGGCTGACTGGTTAGTCTGGTGGGGGCTGACTAGTTAGTGTGGTGGGGGCTGACTGGTTAGTGTGGTGGGGGCTGACTGGTTAGTGTGGTGGGGGCTGACTGGTTAGTCTGGTGGGGGCTGACTGGTTAGTGTGGTGGGGGCTGACTGGTTAGTGTGGTGGGGGCTGACTGGTTAGGGTGGTGGGGGCTGACTGGTTGATGTGGTGGGGGCTGACTGGTTAGTGTGGTGGGGGCTGACTGGTTAGGGTGGTGGGGGCTGACTGGTTAGGGTGGTGGGGGCTGACTGGTTAGTGTGGTGGGGGCTGACTGCTTGATGTGGTGGGTGCTGACTGGTTAGTGTGGTGGGGGCTGACTGGttgatgtggtgtgtgttgggggtcccTCTGTAGGTGATGGTGTGGATCCATGGCGGGGGCTTCACCAGCGGCGCGGCCACAATCTACGACGGCTCGGCACTGGCGGCCTACCAGGACGTGGTGGTGGTTGTCCTCCAGTACCGCCTGGGGCTGCTGGGCTTCCTCaggtgaggtcagaggtcagaggtcaggagaTCAGGAGACGGACTGAACGGAGACTCCCCAATGTTAGGACTTAAGGGATACCGTGAGGGAAAATCAGGAAAATCCATAActcaaatataaatacatttacattgaccTTTTAACAGAGGCTTTTATCCCAAGTGACTTGGagcaagtacatttgtcagatgaAAGAGAAAAAACGATATATCACTGTCGGCACAATACGGCTGTTCATAGAACCGAGTGCAAAAATAGAAACAAATGTAATCAAGGCTTTGTAGCGGTAAAAACAACAAGATGTTACCTATTTGGCTGCCAATAAGGGTTAGGAGCGTAGCAGAACCACTAACGTAGCTCAACTAAACGGTGTGTTCCCACATCTCTGGACTCAGTGAGCTAACGCCCGGTCGCCCTGATGGAGTCAAATCAAAGACGAGTATAGTCCAGCGGAGTCTGTCAGGTGTGTCATCAGCAGCCTGTGTCGGTCCCTCCCCTAGCACCGGAGACGGGGCCGTCCCCGGGAACCTGGGCCTGCTGGACCAGGTGGAGGCGCTGCGCTGGGTCCAGCAGAACATCCGGGCCTTCGGAGGAGACCCCGGCCTGGTCACCATCTTCGGGGAGTCCGCGGGGGGCATCAGCGTCTCGCTGCTGGTCAGAGCTCCTCCACCTACCTACACGCACCAGCTCACGCCGTGGTTTGAGGATGATGTGAACAGAGTACGGTCGGGTGGATCATgctgaccccaccccccccccaggcttcAGGGCTAACCCATGTGGGCGAGCACCGGTTCAACACGGTCGCTAACAACCGTCGGAatcataattgtaataataaaacCTTCGATTTtgatagcgcttttctaaatactcacCTTTTGTTCACCTTTGCTGAGTGAACAAAACATGATAAGAATTTAATGAGAACGTATGTaagtaaaaatatttaaaaaaaaataataaagagaaaggggagggaagggaaggaggttTTGTGGTGAAAGCGATCTTAAAAAGGTGGGTCTTCATGTGGCCGGCCGCCCCAGACTGCCCATGTGGGGgttgttgtgttggtggtgatgggttCAGTGTGCGACTGGTCTGACATGGATGTTTTGTCTCTGCCCTGCGGCCTCTAGACGATCTCTCCGATGTCCGCCGGGCTGTTCAAGCACGCCATCGCACAGAGTGGCACCGCGGCGTTGAAAAACCTGGTGTCCGACCAATCACCGCTAATGACCCAGGTACGTCTTATGCATACAGGGAAACTAATCAGGTTAAAGGTGCAGTATGTACGTTTTGTAGGTTTAGCTCAATTGAAAAAGGCTAACTTACCTACATCAcctttaatgtgtgtatgtctatgtgtttgtgtgtgtgtgtgtgtgtgtgtgtgtgtctgtgtgtgtgtctgtgtacagtaTACAGCATACTTGTATATTCAACAGCTGCCTACTCTTTTTCATAACTAGATGGTAGCCAATAAATTAGGCTGTGACGCCAGCCCTGAGACGATTACCAGATGTTTGAAGAACATGGACTCCAATGCATTCCTGGCTCTAATGACTGTGAGTCCTGAAAGGTTTAAACACTTTGGTTCAGGATTGATCTACTGGCACACGGTGAAACACAGTGTGAACAggactaaggccccgtccacacgaagccgatttcatggcgaaaccgcaaaggtcttgtacggttcggccttccgtccacacgaagccggcgaatccgctgaccgaaaccgcaaacttctgaaaccaccctcggaggtggtttcaaatctatccggtttcgttttggtttcgtgtggacgcctgaaaccgactgaaaccgcaaaccatgacgtcatcgccccacccctcgaccttctagccaatggctcttaagcccgcggagtctcagaaatcacaacaaaaaagatgatggcggactacaagcttgtaatcgttctgcagcatatcatgtcccttgttgggttgctaagccattatttattgagaatctagtttgccatcgtagaagagctgtttgtttgtgttgctagtggttcggggggcagccttatgcgcatgctcgcctcttcttcttctggatttgtgtaccagaagcagcgccccttatgggcctggaatgtttactacagcgtttctacagatctatccggtttcgcttggcttcgtctttacggagatacttcgaaaccggatagatcgaaaccgtaacggtttcgcccgtttcggcttcgtgtggacggggcctaagtaaCGCCTGTCTGACTGCCCTTTGGCAGTGTTaacagattgggccagatttcccttccaatctggcaaccccaagggcagtgttgccagattgggccagatttcccttCCAATCTGCCAACCCCaagggcagtgttgccagattgggccagatccCCCACCAAATCTGCCAACCCTGGCTGCAGACTCCTAACATCCCGTTCTCCTCCAGGACCCGACGCTGAGGTTCCCGGTGACTGTGGATGGACTCTTCCTGACAGACAAAGTGAACAAGATCTACCGGGACCACCAGATCCTCCCGATCCCCTTCATGATGGGGATCAACAACGATGAGGGCGGCTGGCTGCTGCCTTCTGTGAGTCCACGACCGTTTGTGTGTAACGGAGGAGGCGTGGTCTGACGTCCTGGGGTTGGATTTATCAAAGTTGTAGGGCTTAATTTGTGTGTTTTAGGGTTGCACTGGTATccacgtttttttctttttattaaattaattaactAATTAAATCAGTTAATTAGCACTAAATCAACATATACAAATAAGTTGGTGCTAGTTATTCTATAGCAGAATATTCTGGGCATTTCAATTCCTCAACTAcgtaatgaataaaaaatgatgtataaaatcaaatgtagactgaaagagaagagagaataaCGATGGGCAACCGGCCATTTTGTCTCTTTGTTTAGATGTTTTGCCCCCCGAACTGGACCGAGGGGATGGACAGAGAGCAGACCATGGCCATCATGGGAGTATTCCACCCGGAGGTGAGTGGCCATACTGGGAGTGTTCCACCCAGTTTGCTTGCTAGCTTGGCACTGGGAAGAACTGGGATGCACTGGAGAAAGAAAAGCTGCATCTCTGTGCTTTGTTTACTGTTGATATGATAGCTAGCCATGTTAGCTCCTAGCTCATAATTGTAGCGATAACTTGTTATTATACAACCATGATGGATACAGTGTAAACGCAGAAAAAAAGATTACAGTTGTGAAAGCAATCGATTGTCTAATAATCTAAGCTTCAGTCCTGGGTGGTGGTTCCATTGTGGATATGATATTGGAATATAAAAGGGatctctggtgtgtgttttccagccCAAAGATAAACCCCTACTGGACATTTTGGAGGAGGAATACTTAGGAACAACTGAGGATCGGAATGAAATCCGAAAGGGTTTCACCAAGCTGCTAGGAGACATGATTTTCACCGTCCCAGGCATCACCACAGCCAAAGCCCACAGAGGTCAGCGTGAAGAGGACTACGTTCTTTTGCATTTACATTGCTGTTTACTTAATTTTGTTCTTCCTATTACTGATTTATCTTCTTAACTCTTCAACTGTCTCGACTTTCTACtgtgacatttacatttaccgtCACAATTACATTTTAATCAACATTTACTTGTAGGGCATTtaacagacacttttatccaaagctacatTAATCCGAAGAAAGAGAAGTAACAATAtgtcgctgttggtacagtattGCTGTGACACATCCTATCTGCTCTGTTATCTTTGTATTATCTGCTCAGATGGTATGTTATTATCtgctcacatgtgtgtgtgtctcagatgTAATGTTATTATCttttcacatgtgtgtgtgtttctcagatGTTATGTCATTATCTGCTCACATGTTGTCCcaacctgtgtgtgtccatttcaGATGTTATGTTATTTTCTGCTCACAtgttgtccctccctccctgtgtgtttcCGTCTCAGATGCTGGGGCCCCAGTCTACCTGTACCAGTACCATCATGCCCCCCAGTTCCTCAAGGAGAAGCGGCCCAGCTTCGTGGGTGCCGACCACGGGGATGAGATCTTCCTGGTGATGGGATTCTGCTTCACCACCACCCACGACCAGCTGACCGGTGAGTAGGCCGCCATTCGGAAGGTTCTAGAAATAATCTAACAAAATAAGTATTGATGAACTTTGGCAGttgagcggccatcttggtggggggggatgtgaatcccccccccttcatttacattacatttagcagacgcttttatccaaagcaacctaATTCCAGCGAAGTGAGTACATTTCAGACAATTCAGacaaacaatatatctctgtcagTGCAGTAAGGACATTCATAGAACCAGGTACCAAGaactaacaatctctaggttaacccattacatgtaaacaacatagatagcttggataagatgctacacgattcCAAGTACTATTTTAAACTGCCAGGACGTaaaacgtacaataagtgcgttcattaagtgccaggaagtaCAACCATACAGTAAGTGCATAAAACAGGTGTTTTGAGGGGGAGGGTAAGAagaaggggtggtggggggaaaGGGGGTAGGCTATACAGAATCCAGGTGAACCTGTGCCTCTGGCCATCCTACTGCACCCGTAGGTGCCTGCACAGCAGAGGAGCTGCAGCTGTCCAAACTGCTGATGTCCTACTGGGGGAACTTCGCCCGCACAGGGTAGGAACAACACCTCCAAGCTTCTCCATGAAAACACCCAATGTCTCCTTCACTTAGAGGAGGACTTTGTCATGTCTACAGTCCGAGACATTTTGATTTAACAGAATAGGCCTGCATTGAAAATATGCTTTGTTTCAACTCAATTTGCTAGTTGTTTAACTAATGATATTTTGTTGCTTTGTAACCATGTTTTACCATCTATTCTTTTACATTATCAATTCTAGAAAACGTGCTTTATCCCGTATACAATTCCATACAATTCCATTCCACACTACTTCAACTCGCAATTTCAAATGAAAACAACTTTAGCTATATTCATGTCAATCGCCATTTCAAGTGACGTGGACTgaggtgtccccccccccccccatccgtccgtccgtccgtccccctgTGTCCAGGAGTCCTGGCGGCCCCGATCTGGTCCCCTGGCCGCAGTACGGGCCCCAGGAGAACTACCTGTCCATCGACATGAAGCAGGAGGTGCAGCAGCACCTGGCCAGCGACGTGTACGCCTTCTTCACCAAAACCATCCCGGAGAAGCTGAGCGCCGCCCAGAAGAAGAACGGCCAATCGGGGCACCCGGAGCTGTAGCCACGGCAACGCGACCGCATCACCAGGAAGTGGTGACCATGCATCTCTGGGATTAATAATGTGCCTTATTGAGCTGTTTATGTTgattattgtgttattgtgcaCATTGTTAACATGGATTCTTCAAAAGGAAACATTCGAAAAACTTTGATTACAAAAAAATCACAAGCATATCACAGTTCGGAGAGAACACTATGAAAATCAATTTAACGAAGGGACAAAATAATCAAGTAGTGCGAGTTATCTTGAGTTCAAATGTACCTCTCCGTTCAATATGGTTCTGTGAGCCGGATTGTTTTATTTCTTGGACTGAATGTTGGAAGTTAGATCAGATGAagtttgaatgaatgaattatccGTAAGGTCTCAATGACTAATaggcagagccggacagtaacggagtacatttacttgagtacagtacttaagtacaattttgagggatctgtactttactcgagtatcattttttgggagtactcatgactttactcaagtacatttgagaggcaaatattttactctttactccgttacatttctatccataaccgtgagtacccgttactccttctgaaaaataaaaaataaaaggagaaaagaaaaatcacggaaaccctcaatttgttgtttccctctcaaacgtgattccctctcaaacggattaggacagccttcagcctatcagcaatcacctttgctttccgccaaagccaactccatggtcagaattagatgagagacgattgttgatttgattgataaaaaaacggagaaactcacacatacatagaattgttagctgaattttcttttctgatattgcatatttattagagctgtcaagcgattaaaatatttaatcgtgattaatcgcatcaatgtcatagttaactctaattaatcgcgattaatcgcaaattatttttctatgctaaatatcccttgatttttttgtcccataattcttctcattttaattctcttatcaacatggtgaagtgcatcggcttgccttgtgcaaatgattttttattgataacaacattggtatatacactgatcaaaacaggacgatacaaaaaaagagcctatagtgcaattaaacgactgctttgaacaaatgtcatttgaacatagcagtcaggctactgcttctttgttttgagccaaaaaaaaaaaaaaatatatatatatttttttttttataaaataattgcgataatcgcgcgataaaaaatttaacgccgttaaatttggtttgcgttaacgccgttaataacacgtttaactgacagctctaatatttatgtaagctgagcaattgtttttatgttcttgagtatactgttatactttatacaacgggggacctaaatccagcgatctgattggttcccaactgttgtataatgagcatatacataactgctatgacgcccgatcattttgtgaaagtttgcatatcactccgcgcctggaagtagaaacagttacaaagtaaaacatgtgttggatgatggagagggtgtaaatgttgttactccggaagtgagcaaggcgatggagagactaacgaaagcttaagcacacggcgagtgaactgctccataggataaattgccggcgaaccgctctatcggagccttctctcggagggacgctaaagtgtgttgcatagcgaccgtcgatgcatagcggcagccaggagggactactttttggtagtctttaacaaaacggctactttgactttcttggtttctttttaaatgtagtgtgtctatgactttcgtttcgccataacagtaaccgttgtataaaagcaatagatcacttcagtcagtggcatgtgctcattataccactgtgaagggggtcgccggccctccgctgcgcgtcggggccggacaacgccccttaacagtggtataatgagcacataccacagcctggcgtgatctattgcttaagtatactattgtgctattgccatggtaaaaagatgaaaattacttgattttactttcaattcctttaacattctccaaggtgttaacatttttcataactccatgtaggacgtttctatacataaatgtaagcactgtggcagtagtaatgcaatatttagaaaacatactcttgtactcttgatactcaagtacttttaaaaacaagtacttcagtacttttacctaagtagacatctgactgtagtacttttacttgtacttgagtaaaatgtagcaaggggtatctgtacttttactcaagtaaggaagctgtgtactctgtccgcctctgctaATAGGGGACagattgacttttttttttaaattatttctaataaaaaaagattttaaGAAGGGGCCTTTTTGTGTTAATTTGATGAAACAGATATTTGAATACTGTAGTTGATTATATTTCTTTGCAGATGGTTGATGGTTAGAGGTGCATGATGGCTCCAAGAATATTTTGGGATTCTAGACAAAGAAATCACTATGGCAACAAGAACGATGCATGTTCAGAGGTTTGAGTTCAGGAGCTGAAGAAGAGCAACGTGAACACACATCTACTGGACCAATAGCAGGTTGGTCCTGATTATCTTCGTGTTTTGGTGTATCAATTCGATTTAATATCGGAGATGTGAGCGAAATCAAAACATTACCGGAAACGTATTGTGGCGACCGTGTGCGTGGTCGCCGAGTTCAGGGTGCCGCAAGGGATCCTGGGGGGGCTAGGACCATCACAAGTTGAACCTCTTgcgctgtcacaccaaaattgtaccggggcgAAAATTGTAATCTGCGTTCGAAACATAACGTCATCGTTCTACgcgattgtccgttgccaggcaggtttcaaaaaacattcgcgctcatgttgccaaagacgaaataacataatacagataacacttctttttactttatatttgtattgtattgaatttaacaagtgtgtttaaagtgtatcatagtctagctagcttgtgcttatacactcagtttactagctaagtgtgattaaacaattaaatacaatacaaataaaaagttaGCATCGCTAATAattgtaatttgtaaaataagtgttatctgttaaatgttatttcgtcttgtgacgctcaatgaatgagcgcgaatgttcgtgaatgTTCATGAACCATCCCACATCATTGTTCGAGGACGGTCAAAGCCCAAGGAGAACGACGCACCCTGCGCTATGGGAGTGCAGCGCCCCCCTGT
Encoded here:
- the LOC115551024 gene encoding liver carboxylesterase 2 isoform X2, which translates into the protein MMVLCVNAVTVALSCALFCLSACAETQGPVVKATLGALRGRYVGVKGQEADVQAFMGVPFAKPPVGPLRFSAPQPADGWEGVREATKEPDMCLQSKELLEGLMTFLSMKVELPDVSEDCLYLNVFAPSHAAPGSDLPVMVWIHGGGFTSGAATIYDGSALAAYQDVVVVVLQYRLGLLGFLSTGDGAVPGNLGLLDQVEALRWVQQNIRAFGGDPGLVTIFGESAGGISVSLLTISPMSAGLFKHAIAQSGTAALKNLVSDQSPLMTQMVANKLGCDASPETITRCLKNMDSNAFLALMTDPTLRFPVTVDGLFLTDKVNKIYRDHQILPIPFMMGINNDEGGWLLPSMFCPPNWTEGMDREQTMAILGVFHPEPKDKPLLDILEEEYLGTTEDRNEIRKGFTKLLGDMIFTVPGITTAKAHRDAGAPVYLYQYHHAPQFLKEKRPSFVGADHGDEIFLVMGFCFTTTHDQLTGACTAEELQLSKLLMSYWGNFARTGSPGGPDLVPWPQYGPQENYLSIDMKQEVQQHLASDVYAFFTKTIPEKLSAAQKKNGQSGHPEL
- the LOC115551024 gene encoding liver carboxylesterase 2 isoform X1 codes for the protein MMVLCVNAVTVALSCALFCLSACAETQGPVVKATLGALRGRYVGVKGQEADVQAFMGVPFAKPPVGPLRFSAPQPADGWEGVREATKEPDMCLQSKELLEGLMTFLSMKVELPDVSEDCLYLNVFAPSHAAPGSDLPVMVWIHGGGFTSGAATIYDGSALAAYQDVVVVVLQYRLGLLGFLSTGDGAVPGNLGLLDQVEALRWVQQNIRAFGGDPGLVTIFGESAGGISVSLLTISPMSAGLFKHAIAQSGTAALKNLVSDQSPLMTQMVANKLGCDASPETITRCLKNMDSNAFLALMTDPTLRFPVTVDGLFLTDKVNKIYRDHQILPIPFMMGINNDEGGWLLPSMFCPPNWTEGMDREQTMAIMGVFHPEPKDKPLLDILEEEYLGTTEDRNEIRKGFTKLLGDMIFTVPGITTAKAHRDAGAPVYLYQYHHAPQFLKEKRPSFVGADHGDEIFLVMGFCFTTTHDQLTGACTAEELQLSKLLMSYWGNFARTGSPGGPDLVPWPQYGPQENYLSIDMKQEVQQHLASDVYAFFTKTIPEKLSAAQKKNGQSGHPEL